Proteins co-encoded in one Sander vitreus isolate 19-12246 chromosome 9, sanVit1, whole genome shotgun sequence genomic window:
- the clcc1 gene encoding chloride channel CLIC-like protein 1, translated as MLLIVLVCSLSLAATGQQVDNDWIDPYDMLNYDASTKTMRKPAEPANYDNVPTKRREYTQDHGQVEPTPCSKQVEALQRQNEELNKRITAMSQQPSCNPVFKRFLTRLRKEIQRVGLPSDSTDILYDATIGLSSQAMAEIQTLLEGEDSWRTGALDNAISQILVDLRPHDYEAWKWRFEDTFGVELDTLLKIGLGVLVIVAIICTQLWSVVSWFMQFTRLFAVCFFVSIIWNWLYLYKIAFADHQSNLAKMDKAYEICTGVKKIDWTDSLKEWFRSTWTLQGDPCKKYYEVLMVNPILMVPPTKAIAVTITTFITEPLKHVGQGISEFLVALLKDLPITLQIPVLLTIVIAIVVCMYGSVQASFRYGITAPFHRPQRDPPPPQLEHPQPHIQEIEDGDHLAGGDAPQHAQRHRVNDGRLQRNQVHQRRPNRPREEPAKVVVETLRTAGPPYSEDETDAVLREAEQNPSAESDSENLQETQEDLEGESASSVAANTTQTKTKPTESDSSPSKTKPLKENEKLSQDKLSRDSGAPKPQPAGRRPLQTDVQDLQVSAEDGTSSVSLPSIETVGVPVQETSATSVE; from the exons ATGCTCCTCATTGTCCTGGTATGCAGCCTGTCTCTGGCTGCCACAGGACAGCAGGTGGACAACGACTGGATAGACCCCTATGACATGCTCAACTACGATGCTAGCACCAAGACGATGAGGAAGCCTGCAGAG CCAGCAAACTATGACAATGTGCCAACCAAGAGAAGAGAGTATACTCAGGACCACGGCCAGGTGGAGCCGACGCCGTGTAGCAAACAAGTAGAGGCTCTACAGAGACAG AATGAAGAACTAAACAAGAGAATCACGGCCATGTCTCAGCAGCCTTCATGCAATCCAGTGTTCAAACGATTCCTTACCAGACTCCGGAAGGAAATACAAAGAGTTGGTTTG CCCAGTGACTCCACGGACATCCTCTATGATGCCACAATCGGCCTGTCCTCACAAGCCATGGCAGAGATTCAGACACTTCTGGAGGGTGAAGACAGCTGGAGAACAGGGGCTCTGGACAATGCCATTAGTCAGATCCTGGTAGATCTCAGGCCGCATGACTATGAGGCCTGGAAGTGGCGTTTTGAAGACACCTTTGGCGTGGAGCTTGACACACTATTAAAA ATTGGGCTGGGTGTCCTGGTCATAGTGGCCATCATATGCACTCAGCTGTGGTCAGTGGTGTCCTGGTTCATGCAGTTCACTAGACTGTTTGCTGTCTGCTTCTTCGTCAGTATTATCTGGAACTGGCTTTATCTGTACAAG attgccTTTGCTGATCACCAAAGCAACCTAGCGAAGATGGATAAAGCCTATGAAATATGCACTGGAGTGAAGAAAATTGACTGGACTGATAGCTTGAAAG AGTGGTTCAGAAGCACCTGGACTCTTCAAGGTGACCCTTGTAAGAAATACTATGAAGTCCTTATGGTCAACCCCATTCTGATGGTACCTCCAACTAAG GCAATCGCAGTTACCATCACAACATTCATCACAGAGCCGCTGAAGCATGTTGGACAGGGGATCAGTGAATTCCTTGTAGCCCTCCTCAAAGATCTTCCAATCACACTGCAGATCCCAGTTCTCCTCACTATCGTGATCGCCATTGTG GTATGCATGTATGGAAGTGTGCAGGCATCGTTCCGGTATGGCATCACTGCACCTTTCCACCGCCCTCAAAGGGATCCACCTCCTCCACAGCTGGAGCACCCGCAGCCTCACATCCAGGAGATCGAGGACGGTGACCACTTAGCAGGAGGGGACGCACCACAACATGCCCAAAGGCACAGAGTCAATGATGGCAGATTACAAAGGAACCAGGTTCATCAGAGGCGGCCTAACAGACCCAGGGAAGAGCCAGCCAAAGTGGTTGTGGAGACACTCCGCACTGCCGGGCCTCCCTACAGTGAGGATGAGACGGATGCTGTGCTGCGTGAGGCGGAGCAGAATCCCTCCGCTGAGTCAGATTCAGAAAACCTGCAGGAGACACAAGAGGATCTAGAAGGAGAGAGCGCTAGCAGTGTTGCTGCTAACACAACCCAAACAAAAACTAAACCCACTGAATCAGATTCATCTCCATCAAAGACTAAACCTCTGAAAGAGAATGAAAAGCTTTCTCAAGATAAACTCAGCAGAGACAGTGGAGCACCCAAACCTCAGCCAGCAGGAAGGCGGCCTTTACAAACTGATGTTCAG
- the ftsj3 gene encoding pre-rRNA 2'-O-ribose RNA methyltransferase FTSJ3 yields the protein MGKKLKVGKTRKDKFYHLAKETGYRSRSSFKLIQLNRKFQFLQKARALVDLCAAPGGWLQVASKFMPVSSLIIGVDLVPIKAIPNVVVLQEDITTDKCRTALRKELQTWKVDVVLNDGAPNVGANWQHDAFSQAHLTLMALKLACDFLTKGGTFVTKVFRSKDYQPLLWIFQQLFKKVQATKPQASRNESAEIFVICQGFVAPDKIDSKFFDPKHAFKEVEVQAKTVRDLIPVKKPKAEGYTDGDLTLHHSFTVTAFLKADNAIDFLDKASEITFDNIDLQSHPATSNEIKECCRDIKVLGRKELRLLLTWRSKLRKFLAKKLKDDAKQPDPDINLSSDEEKGASEDEPDKKKEKQGGEEDDEEEEMEKKLAELKAEEVAELKRKKRKLLKERRKLRERVELKMDLPGVSIADSSDSSMFSLGTIKKQKALTDISKGDMQVADTLVEEDEDLYLSEEDDDEADKMSLASDLDDDDLEEVEQRQKELEKNAPKKKVKFTEEEEEEEEGQDSGLLVELEGKDEKKERETNLWFSKGIFSEIDLEGDAESELRQTEWLQNRKTGKKRKAEEEEEEEEKEEAAAPPEKEKAGPSKQAEEESDSDSDDSSDDEKDILKMKQVTKGAGGMSGEANDVDLQVVPVESISKKARILDAEGLALGCQIATSKKRARDLLDGSFHRFASSEEQWDVPEWFLDDERKHRKKPVPVTKEMVEEFKQKWKEIDARPIKRVAEAKARKKRRMLKKMEQAKKKAEAVVNTVDISEREKMAQLKGIYKKAGLGKEKREVTYVVTKKGAGKKVRRPAGVKGAFKLVDGRLKKDMRGMQRKEQQAKGGKGKSGKGRGGHAKGGRGGMKSGRGRRGR from the exons ATGGGGAAGAAACTCAAAGTCGGAAAAACCAGAAAAGATAAATTCTACCATCTGGCTAAAGAAACAG gttATCGCTCTCGTTCTTCCTTCAAACTCATCCAGCTCAACCGTAAATTTCAGTTTCTACAGAAAGCCAGAGCTCTGGTCGACCTGTGTGCTGCTCCTGGTGGATG GTTGCAGGTTGCGTCCAAGTTTATGCCTGTATCCAGTCTCATCATTG GTGTTGACCTGGTGCCCATCAAGGCCATCCCCAACGTGGTGGTGCTGCAAGAAGACATCACCACCGACAAATGCAGAACG GCTTTACGAAAGGAACTGCAGACTTGGAAGGTCGACGTTGTGTTAAATGACGGAGCTCCGAATGTGGGAGCCAACTGGCAACATGATGCCTTCTCACAAG CTCATTTGACCCTCATGGCCCTGAAGTTGGCCTGTGACTTTCTGACCAAAGGTGGTACTTTCGTCACCAAGGTCTTCCGCTCCAAAGACTACCAGCCACTGCTCTGGATCTTCCAGCAGTTATTCAAGAAGGTGCAGGCCACCAAGCCACAGGCATCTAGGAATGAGTCCGCTGAGATCTTTGTCATCTGTCAGG GTTTTGTTGCCCCAGACAAAATCGACAGTAAGTTCTTTGACCCCAAACATGCGTTCAAAGAGGTAGAAGTGCAGGCCAAAACTGTGAGGGATCTGATTCCTGTCAAGAAGCCAAAG GCCGAGGGATACACAGATGGTGATCTGACACTCCACCACAGTTTCACAGTGACGGCGTTTCTGAAAGCTGACAATGCCATAGACTTCCTGGACAAAGCCAGTGAG ATCACCTTTGACAACATAGACCTGCAGTCTCACCCGGCCACCAGTAATGAGATAAAGGAGTGTTGTCGTGACATCAAAGTGTTGGGACGCAAAGAGCTCCG CCTGCTGCTGACCTGGAGGTCCAAGCTGAGAAAATTCCTGGCCAAAAAACTGAAGGATGATGCCAAACAGCCTGACCCGGACATCAA cTTGAGTTCTGATGAAGAAAAGGGTGCTTCAGAGGACGAACCAGAcaagaagaaagagaagcaggGGGGAGAAGAGGATGACGAGGAGGAAGAAATGGAAAAGAAACTGGCAGAACTGAAAGCGGAGGAGGTGGCTGAGCTCAAACG gaagaagaggaagctgCTGAAGGAGCGGAGGAAGCTGagggagagggtggagctgaAGATGGACCTGCCTGGCGTCTCCATCGCAGATTCCAGTGACTCATCCATGTTTTCCCTTGGCACCATCAAGAAGCAAAAG GCGCTCACTGATATATCCAAGGGGGACATGCAGGTGGCAGACACCCTGgtagaagaagatgaagacctTTACCTGTCTGAGGAAGACGATGACGAGGCGGATAAAATGTCCCTGGCCTCTGACTTGGATGATGACGACTTGGAAGAGGTggagcagagacagaaagagctgGAGAAGAACGCACCAAAGAAGAA AGTAAAGTTcactgaagaggaggaggaggaagaagaagggcaGGATAGTGGTTTGCTGGTGGAACTGGAAGGAAAAGATGAAAAGAAGGAACGAGAGACCAACCTGTGGTTCAGCAAG GGCATCTTCTCTGAGATCGACCTGGAAGGAGACGCAGAGAGTGAGCTCCGACAGACCGAATGGCTTCAGAACAGAAAAACAG GCAAAAAGAGGAAagctgaagaagaagaggaggaggaggagaaggaggaggcgGCTGCTCCACCAGAGAAGGAAAAGGCGGGACCTTCAAAGCAAGCTGAAGAGGAGAGTGACAGTGACTCGGATGACAGCAGCGACGATGAGAA GGATATTCTCAAGATGAAGCAGGTCACTAAAGGGGCTGGTGGGATGTCGGGAGAGGCGAATGACGTTGACCTCCAAGTTGTTCCTGTAGAAAGCATCA GTAAGAAAGCCAGGATCCTGGATGCAGAGGGCCTGGCCCTGGGCTGTCAGATCGCCACGTCTAAGAAGAGAGCCAGGGACCTGTTGGATGGCTCTTTCCACag GTTTGCTAGCTCCGAGGAGCAGTGGGATGTACCGGAGTGGTTCCTGGATGACGAACGGAAACACCGGAAGAAGCCGGTGCCGGTCACCAAGGAGATGGTCGAGGAGTTCAAGCAAAAATGGAAGGAGATCGATGCCCGACCCATCAAACGAGTTGCAGAGGCCAAGgccaggaagaagaggagg ATGCTGAAGAAGATGGAGCAGGCTAAGAAAAAAGCAGAGGCAGTTGTCAACACAGTGGACATCTCTGAGAGGGAGAAGATGGCTCAGCTGAAGGG TATCTACAAGAAAGCCGGCCTGggaaaggagaagagagaagtAACGTACGTTGTGACCAAAAAGGGAGCTGGCAAGAAGGTGAGGAGGCCCGCCGGCGTCAAGGGAGCCTTCAAACTGGTGGACGGACGCTTGAAGAAAGACATGCGGGGGATGCAGAGGAAAGAACAGCAGGCTAAAGGGGGCAAAGGAAAAAGTGgtaaaggaagaggaggacatgCAAAGGGTGGCAGAGGAGGGATGAAAAGTGGTAGAGGGCGAAGAGGAAGATAA
- the plaat1 gene encoding phospholipase A and acyltransferase 1: MDKQQQNSTMASNDPDLPDPSADPQPGDLIEIFRPAYQHWALYLGDGYIINLTPVDENQAAAMSSVKSVFSRKAVVRMQLLKEVVGSDSYRVNNKYDHNHTPLPISEIIQRAQVLIGQEVSYDLLGSNCEHFVTLLRYGEGVSEQATRAIGAISLVTAAASAFSVLGLINTRSRNRPF; encoded by the exons ATggataaacaacaacaaaactctACT ATGGCCTCTAATGACCCTGACCTTCCTGACCCCTCTGCTGACCCCCAGCCTGGTGACCTCATTGAGATCTTCAGACCAGCCTATCAGCACTGGGCTCTCTACCTGGGAGATGGTTACATCATCAACTTAACTCCCGTTG aTGAGAACCAGGCAGCCGCCATGTCCAGTGTGAAGTCAGTCTTTAGCCGGAAGGCAGTGGTGCGCATGCAGCTGCTGAAGGAGGTGGTGGGAAGCGACTCGTACCGTGTCAACAACAAGTACGACCACAACCACACACCCCTGCCCATCTCGGAAATCATTCAGCGAGCTCAAGTCCTCATTGGCCAGGAGGTGTCTTACGACCTGCTGGGGAGCAACTGCGAGCACTTTGTTACTCTTCTGCGCTACGGGGAGGGAGTGTCCGAGCAG GCTACACGGGCCATTGGGGCCATCAGTTTGGTGACGGCAGCAGCCAGTGCCTTCTCTGTCCTGGGACTGATCAACACACGTTCCAGAAACAGGCCTTTCTGA
- the mfn1b gene encoding mitofusin-1b yields MAAAPPFIRSDSSRGEFSPLKHFVVAKKKISDVFEQLLNYVKETSAFVEETCGNKALQNIASQDQKLEIQAYADKLAVIKEVLARRHMKVAFFGRTSNGKSTVVNAMLRDRVLPSGIGHTTNCFLSVEGTDDDKAYLKTEGSDEEKSIKTVNQLAHALHMDESLDAGCLVRVFWPKTRCALLRDDLVLVDSPGTDVTSQLDSWIDKFCLDADVFVLVANSESTLMNTEKHFFHKVNERLSKPNIFILNNRWDASANEPEYMEDVRKQHTDRCVNFLVEELKVVDRDQAPNRIFFVSAKEVLNSRMQRAQGMPETGGALAEGFQERLKEFQCFERRFEECISQSAVKTKFEQHTIRAKQITEKVQSIMDAINIEAAEKRVKALEDREYQIDRLEFVKNQLNLLIDDIKKKIKAISEDVESKVSSAMGEEICRLNVIVDEFHADFHPSPHVLKIYKSELLAHVEEGMGKNLAFRCSNAINASVQSSQSYMMESMLPLLPSTAQSQVHMLVPSRKFDLSYDLNCTTLCSDFQENIEFNFSLGWTALVHRFLGSVNAQKALRLVDQNFQASRPALALTPSSGPPSTIALPNNETALMSQEDLMIAMATNVASLTSRTSMSVIIVGGVVWRTVGWRLIGLSASLYGLLYLYERLTWTTKAKERTLKRQFVDYASEKLQLIVSFTSANCSHQVQQEMAATFARLCQQVDQTQKELEAEIRQLTAKIDQLETVQKHSKSLRHKATDLEKQLEEFTNQYLQPQQ; encoded by the exons ATGGCTGCAGCTCCTCCGTTCATACGGTCAGATTCAAGTCGGGGGGAGTTCTCCCCTCTGAAGCACTTTGTTGTAGCCAAGAAGAAGATAAGCGATGTGTTTGAACAACTACTGAACTATGTGAAAGAGACGTCAGCTTTTGTAGAAG aAACCTGTGGCAATAAAGCTTTGCAGAACATTGCGAGTCAGGATCAAAAGTTGGAGATCCAGGCCTATGCTGACAAACTTGCTGTCATTAAGGAGGTGCTGGCACGCAGACACATGAAAGTGGCATTTTTTGGCAG gacCAGTAATGGTAAAAGCACAGTTGTCAACGCTATGCTGAGAGACCGCGTGCTGCCCAGCGGGATCGGCCACACCACTAACTGCTTCCTTAGTGTAGAGGGAACTGATGATGACAAGGCCTACCTCAAGACGGAGGGCTCTGATGAGGAAAAGAGCATCAAg ACTGTAAACCAGCTGGCTCACGCACTCCACATGGATGAGAGTCTGGACGCCGGCTGTCTTGTCCGTGTGTTTTGGCCGAAGACCAGATGTGCTCTGCTTCGAGACGACCTGGTGCTTGTAGACAG CCCGGGGACAGATGTCACATCACAACTGGACAGCTGGATTGACAAGTTTTGCCTGGATGCTGATGTCTTTGTGCTGGTGGCCAACTCTGAATCCACACTTATGAACACG GAAAAGCACTTTTTCCACAAAGTGAACGAGCGTCTGTCAAAGCCCAACATCTTCATTCTCAACAACCGCTGGGACGCCTCAGCCAACGAACCAGAGTACATGGAGGAT GTGAGGAAGCAGCACACAGACCGTTGTGTGAATTTCCTGGTGGAGGAGCTGAAGGTTGTGGACCGTGATCAGGCACCCAACCGCATTTTCTTTGTCTCCGCCAAAGAGGTGCTCAACTCCCGCATGCAACGTGCACAGGGCATGCCTGAAACAG GTGGAGCCCTGGCTGAGGGCTTCCAGGAGAGACTGAAGGAGTTCCAATGCTTTGAGAGGAggtttgag GAGTGTATCTCGCAGTCAGCAGTGAAAACAAAGTTTGAGCAGCACACTATCAGGGCCAAGCAGATCACAGAAAAAGTCCAGAGCATCATGGACGCCATCAACATCGAGGCGGCGGAGAAGAG AGTGAAAGCACTGGAGGACAGAGAGTATCAGATAGACCGGCTGGAGTTTGTCAAGAATCAGCTCAACCTGCTGATTGATGATATCAAGAAAAAGATCAAGGCCATCAGTGAGGACGTGGAGTCTAAG GTGTCCAGCGCCATGGGAGAGGAGATCTGTCGTCTCAACGTAATCGTTGATGAGTTCCACGCTGACTTCCACCCGTCGCCACATGTCCTCAAGATCTACAAGTCT GAGCTGCTGGCTCACGTGGAGGAGGGGATGGGCAAGAATCTGGCCTTCCGCTGCTCCAACGCCATCAACGCTTCTGTCCAGTCCTCTCAGAGTTACATGATGG AGAGCATGCTCCCTCTGCTTCCCTCTACGGCCCAGAGCCAAGTCCACATGCTGGTGCCCAGCAGGAAGTTTGACCTGAGTTACGACCTAAACTGCACCACACTTTGCAGTGACTTCCAGGAGAACATTGAGTTTAACTTTTCGTTGGGCTGGACAGCGTTAGTCCACCGCTTCCTGGGATCTGTCAACGCACAGAAAGCGCTCAGACTGGTGGACCAGAACTTCCAG GCCTCTCGACCAGCGCTGGCCCTTACGCCCTCCTCAGGACCCCCCTCCACGATAGCCCTGCCCAACAACGAGACAGCCCTCATGAGCCAAGAGGACTTGATGATAGCCATGGCAACCAACGTGGCATCCCTCACCTCCCGTACTTCAATGAGCGTTATCATCGTTGGGGGAGTG gTGTGGAGAACAGTTGGCTGGAGGCTGATCGGCCTGTCAGCCTCACTGTACGGCTTGTTGTACCTGTACGAGAGACTCACCTGGACCACGAAGGCAAAGGAGCGCACTCTGAAGCGCCAGTTTGTGGACTACGCAAGTGAGAAGCTGCAGCTCATCGTCAGCTTTACTAGTGCAAACTGTAGCCACCAGGTCCAACA GGAGATGGCGGCAACCTTTGCCCGGCTCTGTCAGCAGGTGGACCAGACGCAAAAAGAGCTTGAGGCTGAAATCCGCCAACTGACAGCCAAGATAGATCAGCTGGAGACCGTTCAGAAACACTCCAAGAGCCTGCG ACATAAAGCAACAGACCTGGAGAAACAGTTGGAGGAGTTCACAAATCAGTACCTGCAGCCTCAGCAGTGA